One Natrinema salaciae genomic window carries:
- a CDS encoding 30S ribosomal protein S19, which translates to MSQEYRTGREGEFTYRGYTLEELQEMELDEVVELLPARQRRSIERGLSVEKEKLREEASEKGEEETANDPIRTHLRDMPILPEFVGLTFEVYNGQSFERVRVEPEMIGHYLGEFQLTRTSVEHGQAGIGATRSSKFVPLK; encoded by the coding sequence ATGAGTCAGGAGTACCGAACCGGCCGCGAAGGTGAGTTCACCTACCGCGGCTACACGCTCGAGGAGCTGCAGGAGATGGAGCTCGACGAGGTTGTGGAACTGCTACCCGCTCGACAGCGGCGAAGTATCGAACGCGGCCTCTCCGTCGAGAAGGAGAAGCTTCGCGAGGAGGCCAGCGAGAAGGGCGAAGAGGAGACGGCGAACGACCCGATCCGGACGCACCTGCGGGATATGCCGATCCTGCCCGAGTTCGTCGGACTGACCTTCGAGGTCTACAACGGACAGTCGTTCGAGCGCGTCCGCGTCGAACCCGAAATGATCGGCCACTATCTCGGCGAGTTCCAGCTAACGCGGACCTCCGTCGAGCACGGACAGGCCGGTATCGGCGCGACCCGATCGTCGAAGTTCGTCCCACTGAAGTGA
- a CDS encoding 50S ribosomal protein L2 yields MGRRIQGQRRGRGSSTFRAPSHRYKAKLDHKNEEDDDLVRGTVVDIEHDPARSAPIAAVEFEDGDQRLILAPEGISVGEELQVGVSAEIKPGNTLPLAEIPEGVPVCNVEANQGDGGRFARASGTNADLITHDRNAAVIQLPSGEVKRLDPQCRATIGVVAGGGRTEKPMVKAGNKYHKMKARGTKWPRVRGVAMNAVDHPFGGGGRQHPGKPKSVSRDAPPGRKVGDISSRRTGRGGNK; encoded by the coding sequence ATGGGACGACGCATTCAGGGACAACGACGCGGTCGCGGGAGCTCCACGTTCCGCGCCCCCTCCCACCGGTACAAGGCGAAGCTCGATCACAAGAACGAGGAAGACGACGATCTCGTCCGCGGGACGGTCGTGGACATCGAACACGACCCGGCCCGATCGGCGCCGATCGCCGCCGTCGAGTTCGAGGACGGCGATCAGCGACTGATCCTCGCGCCCGAAGGCATCTCCGTCGGCGAGGAGCTGCAGGTCGGCGTGAGTGCCGAGATCAAGCCCGGTAACACGCTCCCCCTCGCGGAGATTCCCGAAGGGGTGCCGGTCTGTAACGTCGAGGCGAACCAGGGCGACGGCGGTCGATTCGCTCGCGCCTCGGGGACCAACGCGGACCTGATCACCCACGACCGCAACGCGGCGGTCATTCAGCTTCCCAGCGGCGAGGTCAAGCGCCTCGATCCGCAGTGTCGCGCCACCATCGGCGTCGTCGCCGGCGGCGGGCGCACGGAGAAGCCGATGGTCAAGGCCGGGAACAAGTATCACAAGATGAAAGCTCGGGGCACCAAGTGGCCCCGCGTCCGCGGTGTCGCGATGAACGCCGTCGACCACCCGTTCGGTGGCGGCGGCCGACAGCACCCCGGCAAACCCAAGTCCGTCTCGCGGGACGCCCCGCCGGGACGGAAGGTCGGTGACATCTCGTCCCGACGCACCGGTCGAGGTGGCAACAAATGA